Proteins encoded together in one Anaerotignum propionicum DSM 1682 window:
- a CDS encoding chromate transporter, which yields MTQWLLLFYEFFKIGLFSVGGGLATLPFLYKLADKYDWFNTGMIADMVAISESTPGPLGVNMATYTGFHFGGVFGGIVATAGLVFPSVVIIIIISKFLQRFRNNTHVEDIFYLLRPAVTGLIGSAGFGVLLTALLHVNEITELSMENFLGFIGIKECILFVVMLFLTNKFQKHPVVYIAVGAAIGIIFAF from the coding sequence ATGACACAGTGGTTACTTTTATTTTATGAATTCTTTAAGATAGGGTTGTTCTCTGTGGGTGGCGGATTGGCAACTTTGCCATTTTTGTATAAGCTTGCGGATAAATATGACTGGTTTAATACCGGCATGATTGCTGATATGGTGGCAATTTCCGAATCTACACCGGGGCCTTTGGGAGTAAACATGGCAACCTATACAGGGTTTCATTTTGGCGGTGTTTTTGGCGGAATTGTTGCTACCGCTGGTTTGGTTTTTCCTTCCGTTGTAATTATTATCATTATTTCAAAATTTCTTCAAAGATTTCGCAATAATACCCATGTGGAAGATATATTTTATTTATTGAGACCTGCGGTAACGGGATTGATTGGGTCGGCGGGTTTTGGGGTACTGCTTACAGCACTACTTCACGTAAATGAGATTACGGAACTTTCTATGGAAAATTTTCTTGGTTTCATTGGGATAAAGGAATGTATCCTGTTTGTGGTAATGCTTTTTTTGACAAATAAATTTCAAAAGCACCCAGTGGTTTATATCGCAGTGGGGGCGGCAATAGGTATCATATTTGCATTTTGA
- a CDS encoding chromate transporter, with protein sequence MKEIWQLFITFCRIGAFTFGGGYAMLPLLQREVVTKRGWATEDEILDYFAIGQCTPGVIFVNTASFVGYKRKGVLGAIAATTGSVFPSLIIIMIIAAVLRNFAQLAAVQHAFGAIRVVVGVLIVNAVVGMWKKSVVDKVCAIIAVVAFLLSAILEVSPIWIVLGAGLLGLAAPIIKGAGAK encoded by the coding sequence ATGAAAGAAATTTGGCAGCTTTTTATTACATTTTGCAGAATTGGAGCCTTTACCTTTGGTGGAGGCTATGCTATGCTGCCCTTATTGCAAAGGGAAGTGGTTACCAAACGAGGATGGGCAACGGAGGATGAAATTCTCGATTATTTTGCCATTGGCCAATGTACCCCAGGTGTTATTTTTGTGAATACAGCTTCTTTTGTAGGTTATAAGCGTAAGGGTGTTTTAGGGGCTATTGCGGCAACAACGGGAAGCGTATTCCCTTCTCTGATTATTATTATGATTATCGCGGCAGTATTAAGGAATTTTGCCCAGTTGGCGGCTGTTCAGCATGCTTTTGGCGCGATTCGTGTGGTTGTAGGCGTCTTAATTGTAAATGCAGTTGTGGGAATGTGGAAAAAATCTGTGGTGGATAAAGTTTGTGCCATAATCGCTGTAGTAGCCTTTTTGCTTTCCGCAATTTTGGAGGTATCGCCTATTTGGATTGTTCTTGGGGCTGGGCTCCTTGGTCTAGCAGCTCCTATCATAAAGGGGGCTGGGGCAAAATGA
- the prmC gene encoding peptide chain release factor N(5)-glutamine methyltransferase yields the protein MKKNKTIANALLEGKHRLQLAGKDNYAFEAELLLMEVCQISRVQLFTHGEKMILPEEEARYNDYLNQRESNRPLQYILGQCEFMGLPFYVGEGVLIPRGDTELLVETVLSMSKENNIQQVIDLGTGSGCIPICLAHYGKMNCLGVDISPKALSFARKNAEKNQAVVEWLESDLFDKVPPSWKGSFDAIISNPPYIAKAEIGTLMPEVRDFEPKNALDGGEDGLAFYQRIIKDSRHWLKNGGWLFFEIGYDQGKALLSMMMEAGFSQCTLRKDLAGLDRVVFGKLKENIDEV from the coding sequence ATGAAGAAGAATAAGACTATTGCCAATGCTTTGCTGGAAGGCAAGCACCGTCTACAGTTGGCAGGTAAAGATAATTATGCCTTCGAAGCAGAACTTTTATTGATGGAAGTATGCCAAATAAGTCGGGTGCAGCTGTTTACTCATGGAGAAAAAATGATTTTGCCTGAAGAAGAAGCTCGATATAATGATTATTTGAATCAAAGAGAATCAAACCGTCCCTTGCAGTATATTTTAGGGCAATGTGAATTTATGGGGTTACCCTTTTATGTTGGAGAGGGGGTATTGATTCCTCGTGGAGATACGGAGCTTTTGGTGGAAACGGTGTTGTCGATGTCCAAGGAGAATAATATACAACAGGTGATTGATTTAGGCACGGGAAGTGGTTGCATCCCCATTTGTCTTGCCCATTATGGAAAGATGAATTGCCTAGGTGTGGATATCAGTCCTAAGGCTTTGTCTTTCGCAAGGAAAAATGCTGAGAAAAATCAAGCTGTGGTGGAGTGGTTGGAAAGCGACCTGTTTGACAAGGTTCCCCCATCGTGGAAGGGAAGCTTTGATGCCATCATCTCCAATCCGCCATACATAGCAAAGGCGGAAATTGGAACGTTGATGCCAGAGGTTCGGGATTTCGAGCCGAAAAATGCATTGGATGGTGGAGAAGATGGTTTAGCATTTTATCAGCGTATTATAAAGGATAGCCGTCACTGGTTAAAAAATGGAGGTTGGCTGTTTTTTGAAATTGGCTACGACCAAGGTAAGGCATTGCTTTCAATGATGATGGAGGCAGGGTTTTCTCAATGCACGTTGCGGAAAGACTTGGCAGGCTTAGATAGAGTTGTTTTTGGAAAATTAAAAGAGAATATAGATGAGGTGTAA
- a CDS encoding glycogen/starch/alpha-glucan phosphorylase — MGQIGIEKETLKMMIRENVKTLYRKNLETASAEEIYQAAVFSLRDLITDKWIKTHDTYSEKNAKIVYYLSMEFLMGRFLGNALINMGMNTVIKEVFAELGIDYNTVEEAEPDPGLGNGGLGRLAACFLDSLSTLELPAYGCGIRYHYGIFEQKVENGYQVEAPDNWLEDGDPWGIRRNEYAVEIKFGGHVRAMLKENGGYRFVQEGYQSVMAIPYDYPVVGYGNNTVNTLRLWDARAKNRIDLKYFNEGNYQKAAEEETLAKTLTDVLYPADEHYQGKELRLRQQFFFISATVQRVVARFKENHGDFNLLPEKVAFQLNDTHPSIAVAELMRVLVDENDLPWDQAWEITQKVCAYTNHTIMSEALEKWPLDLFSRLLPRIYQIVEEINRRFCLELTEKYGNNPEKIRRLAIIADGQIRMAYMAIVGSHSVNGVAALHTEILKNQELKDFYKLYPEKFNNKTNGITQRRWLLHANPQLAELITEKIGDGWITDLAQLEKILPYVEDEEFQKRFMEIKRANKVALAKYIKSAKGIDINPDSIFDIQVKRLHEYKRQLLNVLHIIGLYNKLKMNPGLDMVPRTYIFGAKAAAGYRRAKLIIKLINSVGDVVNNDESICGKIKVVFLENYRVSLAERLIPAADVSEQISTAGKEASGTGNMKFMLNGALTVGTMDGANVEIFDEVGEENIFIFGMSAEEVQEKYNGEYDPWSVYNMNQEVRMAMTALIDGTFSNDTCLFRELYDALLNGFGGSKADEYFVLEDYADYQRAQMAVDYAYRDKERWARMAIYNTAKSGKFSSDRTIKEYAKEIWSLPSVPIEF; from the coding sequence ATGGGGCAAATTGGAATAGAAAAAGAAACATTAAAGATGATGATAAGGGAAAATGTAAAGACACTTTACAGAAAAAATCTTGAAACTGCATCGGCAGAAGAAATTTATCAGGCGGCAGTATTTTCTCTGCGGGATCTGATTACGGACAAATGGATTAAAACCCACGATACTTATAGTGAGAAGAACGCGAAGATTGTTTATTATCTTTCTATGGAATTTTTAATGGGACGTTTTTTGGGAAATGCGTTGATTAATATGGGGATGAATACTGTAATTAAAGAGGTTTTTGCTGAACTTGGCATTGATTATAATACAGTGGAGGAAGCTGAGCCGGATCCCGGTCTTGGCAATGGTGGCCTAGGACGACTGGCTGCATGTTTTTTAGATTCTCTATCTACTTTGGAGTTGCCTGCATATGGCTGCGGTATTCGCTACCATTATGGAATTTTTGAGCAGAAAGTTGAAAATGGATATCAAGTGGAGGCGCCGGATAACTGGCTGGAGGACGGAGACCCTTGGGGGATACGGAGAAATGAGTATGCAGTGGAAATAAAATTTGGCGGGCATGTACGAGCAATGCTGAAAGAAAACGGAGGGTATCGCTTTGTACAAGAGGGTTACCAGTCTGTTATGGCTATTCCCTATGATTATCCTGTGGTGGGATACGGCAATAATACAGTGAACACCTTACGTCTATGGGATGCACGAGCAAAAAACAGAATTGATTTAAAATACTTTAACGAAGGAAACTATCAAAAGGCTGCGGAAGAAGAAACTCTGGCGAAAACCTTAACGGATGTGCTTTATCCTGCGGATGAACATTATCAAGGGAAGGAATTGCGGTTGCGTCAACAGTTTTTCTTTATTTCTGCAACGGTTCAAAGGGTGGTTGCAAGATTCAAAGAAAACCATGGGGATTTTAATTTGTTACCGGAGAAAGTTGCCTTTCAGCTAAACGATACTCATCCTAGCATTGCCGTAGCTGAATTAATGCGGGTTTTGGTGGACGAAAACGATTTACCTTGGGATCAGGCGTGGGAGATTACTCAAAAAGTGTGTGCCTACACAAACCATACCATCATGTCTGAGGCGCTGGAAAAATGGCCATTAGATTTATTCAGTCGTCTATTGCCCCGAATTTATCAAATTGTTGAGGAAATTAACCGCCGTTTTTGCCTTGAACTGACTGAGAAGTACGGAAATAATCCGGAAAAAATTCGTCGCTTGGCTATTATTGCTGATGGACAGATTCGTATGGCATATATGGCCATTGTTGGAAGTCATTCTGTAAATGGCGTTGCAGCTCTTCACACCGAGATATTGAAGAATCAGGAGTTAAAAGATTTTTATAAGTTATACCCCGAAAAATTTAACAATAAGACCAATGGAATTACTCAAAGAAGATGGCTGTTGCATGCAAATCCTCAACTGGCAGAGCTAATTACAGAAAAAATCGGTGATGGCTGGATTACAGATTTGGCGCAACTGGAGAAAATCTTGCCATATGTAGAGGATGAAGAATTTCAAAAGAGATTTATGGAAATTAAACGAGCAAATAAGGTTGCTTTGGCGAAATATATAAAATCTGCAAAAGGAATTGATATCAATCCTGACAGTATTTTTGATATTCAAGTGAAGCGACTGCATGAGTATAAGCGCCAGCTTTTGAACGTTCTGCATATTATTGGGCTTTATAACAAATTGAAGATGAATCCCGGATTGGATATGGTACCAAGAACCTATATTTTTGGAGCAAAGGCAGCAGCGGGATACCGCAGAGCAAAACTAATTATAAAGCTTATCAACAGCGTTGGGGACGTGGTGAATAACGATGAAAGCATTTGTGGCAAGATTAAGGTTGTTTTCTTGGAAAATTACCGTGTCTCTTTGGCTGAACGGTTAATTCCTGCGGCGGATGTCAGTGAGCAGATTTCTACAGCAGGCAAAGAAGCTTCAGGAACTGGTAATATGAAGTTTATGCTAAACGGGGCATTGACTGTAGGGACAATGGACGGTGCAAATGTTGAGATTTTCGACGAGGTTGGAGAAGAAAATATCTTTATATTTGGCATGAGTGCTGAAGAGGTGCAGGAAAAATATAATGGTGAATATGATCCATGGAGTGTTTATAATATGAATCAAGAGGTTCGTATGGCAATGACTGCCTTGATTGACGGCACATTTTCCAATGATACCTGTCTTTTTAGGGAATTGTACGATGCACTGCTGAATGGATTTGGTGGAAGCAAAGCGGATGAGTATTTTGTACTTGAGGATTATGCTGATTATCAACGGGCTCAAATGGCTGTGGACTATGCTTATCGAGACAAGGAACGATGGGCAAGGATGGCAATTTATAACACAGCCAAAAGTGGCAAATTTTCCAGTGACCGTACGATTAAAGAATATGCCAAAGAGATTTGGAGTTTACCTTCGGTTCCAATTGAGTTTTAA
- the prfA gene encoding peptide chain release factor 1 translates to MFDRLAEIESKYNDLADQVNDPEMIANQSEWRKRMKEYSDMSPVIEAYQEYKKVKAAVEEGLELLNDKLDEDFRELVKEEFAQNKERLEELKQEITILLLPKDPNDEKNVIVEIRGGAGGDEAALFAGDLFRMYARYAEDRRWKVELMNASESDLGGFKEVSFMITGKGAYSRMKYESGVHRVQRIPTTESGGRIHTSTVTVAVMPEAEEVDVHIDMNEVRVDVFRASGNGGQCVNTTDSAVRMTHLPTGIVVSCQNEKSQLKNKEQALKVLYARVYERERQAHDAAISADRRSQVGTGDRSERIRTYNFPQGRITDHRIGLTLYKIDSILDGDLDELMNALITTDRMEKMQAGGLEE, encoded by the coding sequence ATGTTTGATCGATTGGCGGAGATTGAGAGCAAATACAACGATTTGGCGGATCAGGTAAACGACCCTGAAATGATTGCCAACCAATCGGAATGGCGCAAGCGCATGAAGGAATATAGCGATATGTCCCCTGTGATAGAGGCATATCAGGAATATAAAAAAGTAAAGGCCGCTGTGGAAGAGGGGCTGGAGCTTTTGAACGACAAGCTTGACGAGGATTTTCGTGAGCTGGTAAAAGAGGAATTTGCCCAGAATAAGGAGCGCTTGGAAGAACTGAAGCAGGAAATTACTATTTTGCTTCTGCCCAAGGACCCTAATGATGAAAAGAACGTTATTGTTGAGATCAGAGGTGGTGCCGGTGGAGACGAAGCTGCATTGTTCGCCGGAGATTTATTCCGTATGTATGCCCGCTATGCCGAGGACAGACGATGGAAGGTAGAGTTGATGAATGCCAGTGAAAGTGATTTGGGCGGCTTCAAAGAGGTCTCCTTTATGATAACGGGAAAGGGTGCATATTCCCGCATGAAATATGAAAGTGGTGTGCATCGGGTACAGCGTATTCCTACTACAGAAAGCGGCGGGCGTATTCATACCTCTACGGTAACGGTTGCGGTTATGCCGGAGGCGGAGGAAGTGGACGTTCATATTGATATGAACGAAGTTCGGGTGGATGTATTCCGTGCTTCGGGTAATGGCGGACAGTGCGTAAATACCACAGACTCGGCAGTGCGTATGACCCATTTGCCCACAGGCATTGTGGTTTCCTGCCAGAACGAAAAATCCCAGTTGAAAAACAAGGAACAGGCATTAAAGGTTTTATATGCCCGGGTTTATGAAAGGGAAAGACAGGCTCATGATGCTGCAATTTCTGCAGACCGCCGTTCTCAGGTTGGAACGGGAGACAGAAGTGAACGCATTCGTACCTATAATTTTCCCCAGGGTCGGATTACCGATCATAGAATCGGCTTGACCTTGTATAAGATAGATAGTATATTAGACGGAGATTTGGATGAACTAATGAATGCTTTGATTACCACAGACCGCATGGAAAAAATGCAGGCGGGTGGATTGGAGGAATAA